ctcattctttgtgatgcgtgccaatctctgtggtgtgaagtggtacctcgtagttgttttgatgtgcatctccctgatgattagtgatgtggagcatagtgttgtggagcattttttcatgtgccttttggccatttgtatttcttctttatcaaagtgtctgtccatttcttctccccatttttgatatgattagatgctttttttttcttctagagttctgttagtgccctatatattttgtatattagccccttatctaatgggtattgggtgaatagtttcttccactcagtgggtggctcttgtatcctgagcactatttcctttgaggtgcagaagcttctcagcttaatatattcccatatattaatctctgctttcacttgcttggagagtgcagtttcctccttgaagatgcctgtagtctcaatgtcctggagtattatgcctacgtgttgttctatatatcttatggtttcgggtctgatatcaaggtctttaatccatttagattttaccttcgtacatgatgttaactgggggtctaagttagtttttttgcaagtggctagccagttgtgccaacaccacttgttgaagaggctttctttgctccatttaggacttcttgctcctttatcaaagattagatgattgtatgtctggggaacattctctgagtactcaagtctattccactgatctgagggtctgtctttattccaataccatgctgttttgataactattgctttttaatacagtttaaagttggaaagaaatgcctcccatattctttttcccaataattgctttggctatttgagggtgtttaatgtcccaaatgaatttcaaaaatgcctgatccacttctttgaagaatgtcctgggtacctttagaggggtcgcattaaatctgtacaatgctttggggagtattgccattttaatgatgctaatcctgacaatccatgagcagggtatgtgtttccatttctgtgtgtcctctcttatttcttggagcagttttatagttttctttgtataggtccttcacatctttagtcaagttgactccaagatatttgagtttgtgtggcactaatgtgaatggggttgttttcttaatgtccatttcttcccttttattattggtgtatagaaaggccattgatttttgtgtgtaactttcttttttggtagcatctctgtctggtttaggtatcaaggtgatgttggctttataaaagctatttagaagtgttcccgtttttttgatttcatggaagaatcttgccaggattagtagtagtagttcctcttggaaggtttgaaagaattcattagtgaatccatctgggcctggaattttgtttttgggcagacatttgattaccgttttaatttcatcaatagtgatggggttgtttagatatgctacatcctttttattcaaccatgggaggttataagagtccaagaatttatccatttcttccaggttctcatatttagtggcatagagtttctcaaagtagtttctgattaccctttgaatctttgcaatatctcccctttttcatttctaatacgagttattaagttttttttctctctttttctttgttagttttgctaaggGTCTAtcaatctagtttatttttttgaagaaccaacttatgctttcattgatctttcagattgttttttggatttccactttgttgatttctgttctcagctttgttatttccttctttctccctatttttgggtccttttgttgagcactttctaattctatgttgcatcattaagctattcaggtaggccccttcttccttcctgatgtgtgcttgcaaagctatcaattttcctctcagtactgctttttctgtgtcccataagttctgatagtttgtgtctttattatcatatgtttccaggaaagttttgatttcttctttgatttcatctcggacccactggttattcaatatgaggctgcttaacttccaggtgttaaagtttttcttctgtgtacctttggaattcacatataattttagaaccttgtggtcagtgaaggtagcctgcaaaatttctatcctcttgatattatggagatatgttttatgtgccagcatatagtctatcctggagaatggcctatgtacattggagaaaaatgtgtatccaagtttctggggtggagtgtcctgtatatatctactagggctctttcttccatttctcttctcaggtctagtatattcttgttgggtttcagtctggttgacctattcagtgttgacaaagccatgttgaggtcccccacaattattgtattgttattgatattatttttcagatttgtcaacaattgtattaaatattttgctggaccttcatttggtgcatatatatttaggagagtgatttctttctgctgtacatatcccttgattaatacaaaaatgtccatctttgtcccttacaactttcctgagtataaagtttgcatcatctgatattagtatggccactccagcttttttattggtgttgtttgcttggataattttcctccagcctttaattttgagtctatgtttgttctgactattcaggtgcgtttcttgtagatagcagaaggttggattgagttttttgatccatttagccaccatctctctctctctctctctctcttttttcaaaccacacccgtttgatgctcaggggttactcctggctaagtgctcaggaattgcccctggcttgtggggaccatatgggacgctggggatcgaaccgcagtccttccttggctagcacttgcaaggcagacaccttacctttcgCACCACCTTGCTGCCCcgactctgtgtctcttaactggtgcatttagtccattgacattgagagaaagaactgTCCTGGGATTTAGGgccatttttatatcaaagtttgatgtatcttttggtcagtcttgtgttaaattaggtctttcagtttttctcttaagactgttttttttttggggccgggcggtggcgcaagaggtaaggtgcctgccttgcctgcgctagcctaggatggaccgcggttcgatcccccggtgtcccatatggtcccccaagccaggagcgacttctgagcgcatagccaggagtaacccctgagcgttactgggagtggcccaaaaaccaaaaaccaaaaaaaaaaaaaaaaaaaaaaaaaagactgtttttttttttttccggccacacccgtttgatgctcaggggttactcctggctaagcactcagaaattgcccctggcttggggggaccatatgggatgccgggggattgaacctcggtccttccttggctagagcttgcaagggcaggcaccttacctctaatgccaccttgccggccccttaagactggttttgagtctgtgaagtttctgagctgttgtttgtctgtgaaaccatgtattcttccttcaaacctgctGGATtcattattctaggtgaagcatttatttcattgagttttgtcactatgtcccaccactgctttctggcctttagtgtttctggtgacaggtctgctgtaaatctcaaggatgttcccttgaatgtaatttcccttttcgatcttgctgctttcagaattctgtctttacctgtgggattcatcattgtgactaggatgtatcttgggatattttttctgggttctcttttggttggtactcttcaggcatgccggatttgatcacatatattctttagctctggaagtttctctttaatgatattcttgaccattgattcttcttggaaattttcttcctggctctctgggactccattgattcttaaactttttctttttctttctttttttttaatataattttattttgatcatagtggcttacatattgttgacaataatattttaggtacatatttacataaaatcaggggggattcccatctccaaattgtcctccctacccatccgtttttgtcctacctcccatttcctcttccctcacccccagggcggctagaatatgtggtcccctctgtatctaacctactacttagtagtcttgcatcagtttggtcttgatgcctcccttgtttccccctctgagtgggggcagggctagctagttcaagttgtgtggttttgtctgaaaaagagaaaataaataaactgaattcttaaactttttctgttgagcttatcatagacttctatttttattttttcacattctttgactaatttttcattgtctgttcatttgctttaagtttttttccccaatctctcccATTGTATAGAGTCGTTATTGATCtaatcttccacagcactaattctattctcagcttctgttatcctgtcccagagcttatccattttgttatttgacctgttatttcagtttggagttttctgatttctgtcttcatattttcttggttcttattagtgttctgttcactcaatccatggtttctttgatttctttgagcatctttcatatttcttctctaaactccttatctgagagattgactagttggttggccattttccggtcatcagagttgccatctttattctctatttctctatttctgatgctggcctgcattgtttccccattgtcacacttgtattgtgggtttttctacgtgttgtggtggtattcattggttaaatgatgtgcacaaccatgctcctctggttccaccctttttgggtgggtcgactcacctccaaggaaggggagcccaccttggatgaagcctcacacaggatcaaatcttaggcctgagcacgcagcagagaagacagtctgtaGAGAGatgcactcacagtttctcacagtcgggaatcactgggcaggcacagatttcccagcctgatgtcacaaacaggggacctgcctttctgcagaatactgtggatagctggttttcatggtcggacacagttccttggcatttcGGACcgtggatgagcctctgggagagctatttttctgggcccttttcggcccactcccaagaagttcaggagacaggacagtggaaaaacacgcacaggcaacactcacagtttctcacccCCTTTACTCTTCTGGCAGTGCTGAACTGAGGACTCAGAATGCACTAGTAACCTGTGgtaaattaatttagaaatatgAAGTAGTGTGAGATATGGGGCTAGGAGAATTCTAGGTTACAGTAGTCTAGAAGGGGCAACACTATTAAGCCAGGCAGGTATCTTCTGGCTTCCAGAatcatttttggttttcttttactttttgtttttgggcaaaactTGACAGCcaccagggcttattcctggccctgttctTAGGGATTATTTCAGGCagactttagggaccatatgggatgctgtggatctaaccctggtcagcagtgtgcaaggaaagcactctacctgctttaATATGGCTCCAGTCCTAGAAAGTCTTGACTTTCTTGAGGTTTTATTCGTCAGCACTATGAAAAGAAGTAACGTTTTCCCTTAGACCTTTGTCCTAGACTCTTTTAGTCAAAGGGAAGGCCCAGTGGATACCAGGCTGGCCTGAGCTAAGACTGGAGCTCAGGGACCAGTTGGACACCAGTTAGACATGACAGGTCTTGCAGACTCGGATGTTTTAGAGGACATTCCATGATAAGTTCTTGTCCATGGGGTTATAAGTTTCCACACATGACCCATGGCCAAAGCAGAATTGATGGGAATCTAAATATAGGCAAATCAAGTTCATCAAAGAACCCTCTTACAGGTGTCAGTTCTAAAATTTCTGAACAAGTTGTGAAATTTGGGGCTGTATCATGAGATCTCACTGTTGGCTCAAGGTGGCTGGCAGTATTCATTGGCCATCATTATTCCCTCATGGAGCACTGGGACACTAAGAAGAGCAGTTAGCATAAACCAAGTCTCTGTGCCAAGCATTCACATTCATTCACCTTATTTCAGCCCTGTCCCCTTTATGCCACCTGTACAGATTCCAAAAGAAAGTTATGAAGGAAATTGAGGCTCACAGAAATTGGGTACaagtgtttggggggggggcgctcTGATAGGGTGAAGAGGATAAAGAGTTCTCCTGGTTTCCTTTGTAGATACCGCAAGATGCCCAAGTATAAATTTCCAGTAGCGGCCAATGATAGCATGGCAGCCACCATTCATTTCCTGAAGTCCCTGAGTGCATTCGAAGTGGATCCAGCTCGCGTGGTGGTCTGCGGTGATAGCATGGGAGGGGGAATGGCCGTCTTGATGTGTCAAAAGCTTTTGATGTATCCTCACCTTCCGAAGATTCGTGCCCAGATGGCTATCTACCCTGCTCTCCATGGCCTTGATTTCCAGTCGCCTTCCAATCAGCAGAACAACGTTCCATTTCTGCCTAGGAATTTTGCCATCTATTGTCTTATGACCTACTTGAGTATTGATCCCTCCTGGGAAAGAGACATAATAACAGGTGCTAATCTGCCCCCTGAAATACATGAGAAATACAGAAAGTGGTTGGGCCATGAGAACATTCCTGAGAGATTCAAAAAAAAGGGTTACCGCCCCAAACCAGTGGCACCTCTGAATGAGAATGCCTATCATGAGACCCACCTCCTGCTAGATGGCATCATGTGCCCACTGGTGGTAGAGGATGAAGTGATGTCTCAGATGCCTGAAGCTTTCATCGTGACCTGCGAGTATGATTATCTTCGGGATAACTCTCTGCTATACAAGAAGAGGCTGGAGGACTTGGGTATCCCAGTGACATGGTTGTATGTGGAGGATGGTTTCCATGGAGCGCTAAGCACACTTGACAAGAACTTCATGAATTTTCCCTGCTCTCAGAGAATTATGAATGCCATGGTTGATTTTATTAAGGGATTGTGACCGGGTTTTTTCACTGCAGGTTCATGAGGGATGGGTTCCTCCAGGCTGTGGAATCCATGTAGTCTCTCTGTTGTTGATGTTGGGGAAGCTAAACTTGGTGAGGCTGGGTGTTTAAGTTTTTATGAGACACCTGGTGGTCTAGGTTCTAGATTCACAGAATGAAAGTGCCTGGTGTTGGAAGaaagtacagtggagagggatcttgccttgcacttaTTGGGAAAGCTAGAGTTAACTGGGCACCTTCAAGGGTGAATAAACTTGGAAAAGTATCCACAGTCTCACAGATAGACAGAGAACAGTTAACAGAAATATTGGCTAGGCCATGGGCTATGCCACAAGGGTATCAGGTACAATTCCATGGGCCCTTTCTTATCTGACTCTACTATTCTAGTTGGCAGAGTGGGGGTGgaaaagctgatttttttttactccccCAATGGGTGTCCAGTGCTCCTTTTTTTTGTTGCTCCCCGGGATACATACTCTGAATCTTGATCTAGAAGCATTAAGAAACCAAGTCCCATGGTGGTGGGTAAGAGGGGCAGGTAAAAATAGTCATTCTACCTCTTTGGGGAAGGTCCACACATCTTGGGGTCAAAGTTTTGCTTCCAGCCAGGGTTTCCAAATTATCATAGGGAGTCATAGAAGTTGGGGCTGATTGGGAGGCATAATCTGGAGTCAGAAACCCAATAGTTTGAGTCTGATCAAACTTGATCATGTCAACACTGGAAAATAGAAAGCCAATGGGCAGAAGATGGGTATTAAGTGTTATTTCtcttataaaacagatctgaCTCAAATGTTCTATTTAAGAAAGAGAATGTTTTGGCAGAAGTATCTGTAAAGTTGGAACTCATCAGAGATGTTGGCACTAGGATCTCAAAATACGTCATCAAACATCTCCTGTGACTTATGGCCCTTTggctgctgtaccatcactcctcCAGCACATTCTTGTACAGCTCCGAGCTTCCCTTCTGATAGAGCCACATCCATTATGATGCACTCACCTCGTACACAACAGTCATAGCAGAAATCACATGGAGTCCTATGACTTCATTGGTTCTGAGCAGTGAGTGGAGTTGGCAATGACAAGGGAATGGAATGTTTTGACTAGA
This window of the Suncus etruscus isolate mSunEtr1 chromosome 6, mSunEtr1.pri.cur, whole genome shotgun sequence genome carries:
- the LOC126011624 gene encoding arylacetamide deacetylase-like 3, translating into MNDEIKSCHTGANYLTSGGDSMLGLLLPWAGLSVACLFFAGIPLWVFFSHFFLIEIPAGISHPNRLRVYHCLFELLFTWGKILEKMNICYRSKLICFAQDLLPLKKDPDVVVTDLCFGTIPVKLYQPRSSSRTLRTGILFYHGGAALIGSLRTHHDICLTLCKESDSVVLSVGYRKMPKYKFPVAANDSMAATIHFLKSLSAFEVDPARVVVCGDSMGGGMAVLMCQKLLMYPHLPKIRAQMAIYPALHGLDFQSPSNQQNNVPFLPRNFAIYCLMTYLSIDPSWERDIITGANLPPEIHEKYRKWLGHENIPERFKKKGYRPKPVAPLNENAYHETHLLLDGIMCPLVVEDEVMSQMPEAFIVTCEYDYLRDNSLLYKKRLEDLGIPVTWLYVEDGFHGALSTLDKNFMNFPCSQRIMNAMVDFIKGL